Proteins from a single region of Budorcas taxicolor isolate Tak-1 chromosome 7, Takin1.1, whole genome shotgun sequence:
- the LOC128050437 gene encoding histidine--tRNA ligase, mitochondrial isoform X2 — MPQLGLLHRRAWTVLLGQLRRPPGAVCIRAVRSHSQVAEALFASQLKPHQEKSNVIIKTPKGTRDLSPQQMVVREKILNVVVSCFKRHGAKGLDTPAFELKEILTEKYGEDSGLIYDLQDQGGELLSLRYDLTVPFARYLAMNKVKKMKRYHVGKVWRRESPTIVQGRYREFYQCDFDIAGQFDPMIPDAECLKIMCEILSELHLGDFLIKVNDRRILDGIFAVCGVPESKFHAICSSVDKLDKISWKDVRHEMVVKKGLAPEVADRIGDYVQCHGGISLVEQMFQDPRLSQNKQALEGLGDLKLLFEYLTVFGVAEKVSFDLSLARGLDYYTGVIYEAVLLQTPVHAEEEPLNVGSVAAGGRYDGLVGMFDPRGHKVPCVGLSIGVERIFSIVEQRMKTFGEKIRTTETQVFVATPQKNFLQERLKLIAELWDAGIKAELMYKNNPKLLPQLHYCENMGIPLVVIIGEQELKEGVIKLRSVPSREEKRFRLGLTS; from the exons ATGCCCCAGCTCGGACTCCTGCATAGGAGAGCCTGGACTGTGTTGCTTGGTCAGCTCCGGCGGCCGCCCGGTGCTGTGTGCATCAGGGCAGTCCGTTCTCATAGTCAG GTTGCAGAGGCACTGTTTGCATCCCAACTGAAACCTCATCAAGAGAAGTCAAATGTTATTATCAAGACCCCAAAG GGTACCAGAGATCTTAGTCCCCAGCAGATGGTGGTGAGGGAGAAAATTCTTAATGTGGTTGTTAGCTGCTTTAAACGTCATGGAGCAAAGGGGTTGGATACCCCGGCATTTGAACTAAAG GAAATACTTACTGAGAAGTATGGAGAGGACTCTGGGCTCATCTATGATCTGCAGGATCAGGGCGGAGAGCTGTTGTCATTGCGCTATGACCTTACT GTCCCTTTTGCTCGTTATCTGGCCATGAATAAAGTGAAGAAGATGAAACGCTATCATGTTGGAAAAGTGTGGCGGCGGGAGAGCCCAACCATAGTCCAAGGCCGCTACCGGGAGTTCTACCAGTGT GATTTTGACATTGCTGGTCAATTTGACCCTATGATCCCTGATGCAGAATGTTTGAAGATCATGTGTGAAATCCTTAGCGAATTGCACTTGGGGGATTTTCTCATTAAG GTCAATGACCGGCGGATTTTGGATGGGATATTTGCTGTCTGTGGTGTTCCTGAAAGCAAGTTCCATGCCATTTGCTCTTCGGTAGACAAACTAGACAAG ATATCTTGGAAAGATGTGAGACATGAGATGGTGGTAAAGAAAGGCCTGGCTCCTGAAGTGGCTGATCGAATTGGGGATTATGTCCAATGTCATG GTGGGATATCCTTGGTGGAGCAAATGTTCCAGGATCCCAGACTATCCCAGAACAAGCAGGCCCTAGAGGGGTTGGGAGACCTGAAGCTGCTGTTTGAATACTTGACTGTATTTGGAGTTGCTGAGAAG GTCTCCTTTGACCTGAGCTTGGCTCGAGGCCTGGACTACTATACAGGAGTGATCTATGAAGCAGTGCTGCTACAGACCCCAGTGCATGCTGAGGAGGAGCCACTGAATGTGGGCAGCGTGGCTGCTGGTGGTCGCTATGATGGGCTGGTGGGCATGTTTGACCCCAGAGGCCACAAGGTGCCATGTGTGGGGCTCAGCATTGGGGTAGAGCGAATCTTCTCCATTGTGGAGCAGAGGATGAAG ACTTTTGGTGAGAAGATACGGACCACAGAGACCCAAGTGTTTGTGGCCACACCACAGAAGAACTTTCTTCAAGAACGGTTGAAGCTAATTGCAGAGCTTTGGGATGCTGGGATCAAG GCAGAGCTGATGTATAAGAACAACCCTAAACTACTACCCCAACTGCACTACTGTGAGAACATGGGAATTCCACTGGTGGTCATCATTGGTGAGCAAGAACTGAAGGAAGGGGTCATCAAGCTCCGTTCAGTGCCCAGCAGGGAGGAG AAAAGGTTTCGCCTAGGACTGACTTCCTAA
- the LOC128050437 gene encoding histidine--tRNA ligase, mitochondrial isoform X1 yields MPQLGLLHRRAWTVLLGQLRRPPGAVCIRAVRSHSQVAEALFASQLKPHQEKSNVIIKTPKGTRDLSPQQMVVREKILNVVVSCFKRHGAKGLDTPAFELKEILTEKYGEDSGLIYDLQDQGGELLSLRYDLTVPFARYLAMNKVKKMKRYHVGKVWRRESPTIVQGRYREFYQCDFDIAGQFDPMIPDAECLKIMCEILSELHLGDFLIKVNDRRILDGIFAVCGVPESKFHAICSSVDKLDKISWKDVRHEMVVKKGLAPEVADRIGDYVQCHGGISLVEQMFQDPRLSQNKQALEGLGDLKLLFEYLTVFGVAEKVSFDLSLARGLDYYTGVIYEAVLLQTPVHAEEEPLNVGSVAAGGRYDGLVGMFDPRGHKVPCVGLSIGVERIFSIVEQRMKTFGEKIRTTETQVFVATPQKNFLQERLKLIAELWDAGIKAELMYKNNPKLLPQLHYCENMGIPLVVIIGEQELKEGVIKLRSVPSREEVAIKRENLVAEVQKRLSES; encoded by the exons ATGCCCCAGCTCGGACTCCTGCATAGGAGAGCCTGGACTGTGTTGCTTGGTCAGCTCCGGCGGCCGCCCGGTGCTGTGTGCATCAGGGCAGTCCGTTCTCATAGTCAG GTTGCAGAGGCACTGTTTGCATCCCAACTGAAACCTCATCAAGAGAAGTCAAATGTTATTATCAAGACCCCAAAG GGTACCAGAGATCTTAGTCCCCAGCAGATGGTGGTGAGGGAGAAAATTCTTAATGTGGTTGTTAGCTGCTTTAAACGTCATGGAGCAAAGGGGTTGGATACCCCGGCATTTGAACTAAAG GAAATACTTACTGAGAAGTATGGAGAGGACTCTGGGCTCATCTATGATCTGCAGGATCAGGGCGGAGAGCTGTTGTCATTGCGCTATGACCTTACT GTCCCTTTTGCTCGTTATCTGGCCATGAATAAAGTGAAGAAGATGAAACGCTATCATGTTGGAAAAGTGTGGCGGCGGGAGAGCCCAACCATAGTCCAAGGCCGCTACCGGGAGTTCTACCAGTGT GATTTTGACATTGCTGGTCAATTTGACCCTATGATCCCTGATGCAGAATGTTTGAAGATCATGTGTGAAATCCTTAGCGAATTGCACTTGGGGGATTTTCTCATTAAG GTCAATGACCGGCGGATTTTGGATGGGATATTTGCTGTCTGTGGTGTTCCTGAAAGCAAGTTCCATGCCATTTGCTCTTCGGTAGACAAACTAGACAAG ATATCTTGGAAAGATGTGAGACATGAGATGGTGGTAAAGAAAGGCCTGGCTCCTGAAGTGGCTGATCGAATTGGGGATTATGTCCAATGTCATG GTGGGATATCCTTGGTGGAGCAAATGTTCCAGGATCCCAGACTATCCCAGAACAAGCAGGCCCTAGAGGGGTTGGGAGACCTGAAGCTGCTGTTTGAATACTTGACTGTATTTGGAGTTGCTGAGAAG GTCTCCTTTGACCTGAGCTTGGCTCGAGGCCTGGACTACTATACAGGAGTGATCTATGAAGCAGTGCTGCTACAGACCCCAGTGCATGCTGAGGAGGAGCCACTGAATGTGGGCAGCGTGGCTGCTGGTGGTCGCTATGATGGGCTGGTGGGCATGTTTGACCCCAGAGGCCACAAGGTGCCATGTGTGGGGCTCAGCATTGGGGTAGAGCGAATCTTCTCCATTGTGGAGCAGAGGATGAAG ACTTTTGGTGAGAAGATACGGACCACAGAGACCCAAGTGTTTGTGGCCACACCACAGAAGAACTTTCTTCAAGAACGGTTGAAGCTAATTGCAGAGCTTTGGGATGCTGGGATCAAG GCAGAGCTGATGTATAAGAACAACCCTAAACTACTACCCCAACTGCACTACTGTGAGAACATGGGAATTCCACTGGTGGTCATCATTGGTGAGCAAGAACTGAAGGAAGGGGTCATCAAGCTCCGTTCAGTGCCCAGCAGGGAGGAG GTGGCCATTAAACGGGAAAATCTAGTGGCTGAAGTTCAGAAACGACTGTCTGAGTCTTGA
- the LOC128050437 gene encoding histidine--tRNA ligase, mitochondrial isoform X3, protein MPQLGLLHRRAWTVLLGQLRRPPGAVCIRAVRSHSQVAEALFASQLKPHQEKSNVIIKTPKGTRDLSPQQMVVREKILNVVVSCFKRHGAKGLDTPAFELKEILTEKYGEDSGLIYDLQDQGGELLSLRYDLTVPFARYLAMNKVKKMKRYHVGKVWRRESPTIVQGRYREFYQCDFDIAGQFDPMIPDAECLKIMCEILSELHLGDFLIKVNDRRILDGIFAVCGVPESKFHAICSSVDKLDKISWKDVRHEMVVKKGLAPEVADRIGDYVQCHGGISLVEQMFQDPRLSQNKQALEGLGDLKLLFEYLTVFGVAEKVSFDLSLARGLDYYTGVIYEAVLLQTPVHAEEEPLNVGSVAAGGRYDGLVGMFDPRGHKVPCVGLSIGVERIFSIVEQRMKTFGEKIRTTETQVFVATPQKNFLQERLKLIAELWDAGIKAELMYKNNPKLLPQLHYCENMGIPLVVIIGGH, encoded by the exons ATGCCCCAGCTCGGACTCCTGCATAGGAGAGCCTGGACTGTGTTGCTTGGTCAGCTCCGGCGGCCGCCCGGTGCTGTGTGCATCAGGGCAGTCCGTTCTCATAGTCAG GTTGCAGAGGCACTGTTTGCATCCCAACTGAAACCTCATCAAGAGAAGTCAAATGTTATTATCAAGACCCCAAAG GGTACCAGAGATCTTAGTCCCCAGCAGATGGTGGTGAGGGAGAAAATTCTTAATGTGGTTGTTAGCTGCTTTAAACGTCATGGAGCAAAGGGGTTGGATACCCCGGCATTTGAACTAAAG GAAATACTTACTGAGAAGTATGGAGAGGACTCTGGGCTCATCTATGATCTGCAGGATCAGGGCGGAGAGCTGTTGTCATTGCGCTATGACCTTACT GTCCCTTTTGCTCGTTATCTGGCCATGAATAAAGTGAAGAAGATGAAACGCTATCATGTTGGAAAAGTGTGGCGGCGGGAGAGCCCAACCATAGTCCAAGGCCGCTACCGGGAGTTCTACCAGTGT GATTTTGACATTGCTGGTCAATTTGACCCTATGATCCCTGATGCAGAATGTTTGAAGATCATGTGTGAAATCCTTAGCGAATTGCACTTGGGGGATTTTCTCATTAAG GTCAATGACCGGCGGATTTTGGATGGGATATTTGCTGTCTGTGGTGTTCCTGAAAGCAAGTTCCATGCCATTTGCTCTTCGGTAGACAAACTAGACAAG ATATCTTGGAAAGATGTGAGACATGAGATGGTGGTAAAGAAAGGCCTGGCTCCTGAAGTGGCTGATCGAATTGGGGATTATGTCCAATGTCATG GTGGGATATCCTTGGTGGAGCAAATGTTCCAGGATCCCAGACTATCCCAGAACAAGCAGGCCCTAGAGGGGTTGGGAGACCTGAAGCTGCTGTTTGAATACTTGACTGTATTTGGAGTTGCTGAGAAG GTCTCCTTTGACCTGAGCTTGGCTCGAGGCCTGGACTACTATACAGGAGTGATCTATGAAGCAGTGCTGCTACAGACCCCAGTGCATGCTGAGGAGGAGCCACTGAATGTGGGCAGCGTGGCTGCTGGTGGTCGCTATGATGGGCTGGTGGGCATGTTTGACCCCAGAGGCCACAAGGTGCCATGTGTGGGGCTCAGCATTGGGGTAGAGCGAATCTTCTCCATTGTGGAGCAGAGGATGAAG ACTTTTGGTGAGAAGATACGGACCACAGAGACCCAAGTGTTTGTGGCCACACCACAGAAGAACTTTCTTCAAGAACGGTTGAAGCTAATTGCAGAGCTTTGGGATGCTGGGATCAAG GCAGAGCTGATGTATAAGAACAACCCTAAACTACTACCCCAACTGCACTACTGTGAGAACATGGGAATTCCACTGGTGGTCATCATTG GTGGCCATTAA
- the ZMAT2 gene encoding zinc finger matrin-type protein 2: protein MASGSGTKNLDFRRKWDKDEYEKLAEKRLTEEREKKDGKPVQPVKRELLRHRDYKVDLESKLGKTIVITKTTPQSEMGGYYCNVCDCVVKDSINFLDHINGKKHQRNLGMSMRVERSTLDQVKKRFEVNKKKMEEKQKDYDFEERMKELREEEEKAKAYKKEKQKEKKRRAEEDLTFEEDDEMAAVMGFSGFGSTKKSY from the exons ATGGCGTCAGGCAGTGGG ACAAAAAACTTGGACTTTCGCCGAAAGTGGGACAAAGATGAATATGAGAAGCTCGCCGAGAAGAGGCTCacggaagagagagaaaagaaggatg GAAAACCAGTGCAGCCAGTTAAGCGAGAGCTTCTCCGGCATAGGGACTACAAGGTGGACCTGGAATCCAAACTCGGAAAGACAATTGTCATTACCAAGACTACCCCACAGTCTGAGATGGGAGG atACTACTGCAATGTCTGTGACTGTGTGGTGAAAGACTCCATTAACTTCTTGGATCACATTAATGGAAAGAAAC ATCAGCGAAACCTGGGTATGTCTATGCGTGTGGAACGTTCCACCTTGGATCAAGTGAAGAAACGTTTTGAAGTAAACAAGAAGAAGatggaagagaagcagaaggattATGATTTTGAGGAACGGATGAAAGAACTCAGAGAAGAG GAGGAAAAGGCCAAAGCCTAcaagaaagagaagcagaaggagaagaaaaggagggCGGAAGAGGACTTGACATTTGAGGAGGATGATGAGATGGCAGCTGTGATGGGCTTTTCTGGCTTTGGTTCCACCAAGAAGAGTTACTGA